Proteins encoded in a region of the Methanobrevibacter millerae genome:
- the porB gene encoding pyruvate synthase subunit PorB: MDIPDKDLLSPGHRGCAGCGASIAVKLALNALGENTVAISATGCLEVMTTPYPETAWEVPFIHVAFENSGAVASGVEAALRIQGKDDVNVVAFGGDGGTVDIGLQSLSGAMERGHNMTYICYDNEAYMNTGIQRSGATPFGATTTTSPQGVASFGEDKPKKDMPMIMAAHGIPYVATASIAYPEDFVNKVKKAASIKGPAYIHLQQPCTTGWGFDASKTIEMGRLAVETGSWILYEIENGEFKITFTPEERKPVTEYLSKQKRFRHLQEEQISKIQKYVDAQCSELGL, encoded by the coding sequence ATGGATATACCTGATAAAGATTTATTATCCCCAGGACACAGAGGCTGTGCTGGTTGTGGAGCATCAATTGCAGTTAAATTAGCTCTTAATGCATTAGGTGAAAACACCGTAGCTATTTCTGCTACCGGTTGTCTTGAAGTTATGACCACACCTTATCCAGAAACTGCATGGGAAGTTCCATTCATCCATGTAGCATTTGAAAACTCAGGTGCAGTTGCATCTGGTGTTGAAGCTGCATTAAGGATACAAGGAAAAGACGATGTTAATGTTGTTGCTTTCGGTGGTGACGGAGGAACTGTAGATATTGGTTTACAATCCCTTTCCGGAGCAATGGAAAGAGGACACAACATGACCTACATCTGTTACGATAACGAAGCATACATGAATACAGGTATTCAAAGAAGTGGAGCAACCCCATTTGGTGCAACAACTACAACTTCACCACAGGGTGTTGCAAGCTTCGGAGAAGACAAACCTAAAAAAGATATGCCAATGATTATGGCAGCTCATGGAATTCCATATGTGGCTACAGCATCAATTGCATACCCAGAAGACTTTGTAAACAAAGTTAAAAAAGCGGCATCAATCAAAGGACCTGCTTACATACACTTACAACAACCATGTACTACAGGTTGGGGATTCGATGCATCAAAAACTATCGAAATGGGTAGATTGGCTGTAGAAACAGGATCTTGGATATTATACGAAATCGAAAATGGTGAATTTAAAATAACATTCACCCCTGAAGAAAGAAAACCTGTTACTGAATACTTATCAAAACAAAAAAGATTCAGACACTTACAAGAAGAACAAATATCTAAAATCCAAAAATATGTAGACGCACAATGTAGTGAATTAGGATTATAA
- a CDS encoding pyruvate ferredoxin oxidoreductase subunit gamma: MIEIRFHGRGGQGSVTAAEILAKAAFKDGKYSQAFPFFGVERRGAPVMAFTRIDDEPIEIRYQIYNPDYVLVLDDGLMNVVDVFSGIKDNTEVMINIPEEFKGSGEHKVYSIDATGIALELLGRNIVNTIILGYFAKKTGIVTIDSLIEVILETFPGKIGELNAEATRKAYEMG; encoded by the coding sequence ATGATTGAAATTCGTTTTCATGGAAGAGGAGGACAAGGTTCCGTAACCGCTGCTGAAATTTTGGCCAAAGCAGCATTTAAAGACGGCAAATATTCTCAAGCTTTTCCATTCTTTGGAGTTGAACGTAGAGGGGCTCCAGTTATGGCTTTCACAAGAATTGATGATGAGCCAATTGAAATAAGATATCAAATATACAATCCAGACTATGTATTAGTTCTAGATGATGGATTAATGAACGTAGTTGATGTATTTTCTGGAATCAAAGACAATACCGAAGTCATGATTAACATTCCAGAAGAATTCAAAGGATCCGGAGAACATAAAGTTTACAGTATTGATGCAACAGGAATTGCATTAGAACTTTTAGGACGTAATATTGTAAACACAATCATCTTAGGATATTTTGCTAAAAAAACAGGTATCGTAACTATTGATTCACTCATAGAAGTAATATTAGAAACATTCCCTGGCAAAATAGGAGAGTTAAATGCAGAAGCTACAAGAAAAGCTTACGAAATGGGATAA
- a CDS encoding 4Fe-4S dicluster domain-containing protein → MEKISVNSNMCDGCLNCENMCGSVHTAPRIKIIEHKSSFYGIVCQHCESAPCIKICPTDAISDEKVDTEKCIGCGLCVMVCPFGAMTYTASIAEKCDLCADREEGPACIKACTKRAISILDPAKVKAKNQQKFLSKLAGVYEPDQKKGGIVHVLTSQARARLVLEE, encoded by the coding sequence ATGGAAAAAATTTCCGTAAATAGTAATATGTGTGATGGATGTCTCAACTGTGAAAACATGTGTGGATCCGTACATACTGCACCTAGAATTAAAATCATAGAACATAAGTCCTCCTTCTATGGTATTGTATGTCAACATTGTGAAAGTGCACCTTGTATTAAAATCTGTCCAACCGATGCTATCTCAGATGAAAAAGTCGATACTGAAAAATGTATCGGTTGTGGATTATGTGTAATGGTTTGTCCATTCGGCGCAATGACCTATACAGCAAGCATTGCTGAAAAATGTGATTTATGTGCTGATAGAGAAGAAGGCCCTGCATGTATTAAAGCATGTACCAAAAGAGCTATTTCAATTCTTGACCCTGCAAAAGTTAAAGCTAAAAATCAGCAAAAATTCTTATCCAAACTTGCAGGTGTTTACGAACCTGATCAGAAAAAAGGTGGAATTGTCCACGTTCTTACAAGTCAAGCTAGAGCTAGATTAGTTCTAGAGGAATAG
- a CDS encoding fumarate hydratase, with amino-acid sequence MITKEVIRDKVYELYKQAVIVLGDDVKKSLEDALKIEEHDLAQLNIEAILKNIELAEEKGIPMCQDTGLPVVFVKLGNVEVENLREGIEEGIKKATSDVPIRPNIVDPLTRENTNINVGDYIPPIDIELIDEDYLEITILPKGFGSENNNAMKMALPAEGIEGIKEFVVESVLKAKGKPCPPTVVGVGIGGTSDLCLKLGKKALLGKVGERNPDPQIAKLEQEILDEINASGIGPMGLGGKTTTLDVKILKAHTHTAGLPIGVCIQCWADRHATGRIYDK; translated from the coding sequence TTGATTACTAAAGAGGTTATTAGAGATAAAGTTTATGAACTTTACAAACAGGCAGTTATCGTTCTTGGTGATGATGTAAAAAAATCACTTGAAGATGCTCTTAAAATTGAAGAACATGACTTAGCACAATTAAATATTGAAGCTATTTTAAAAAATATTGAACTTGCTGAAGAAAAAGGCATTCCTATGTGTCAAGATACAGGTCTGCCTGTTGTTTTTGTTAAACTTGGTAATGTTGAAGTTGAAAATCTTCGTGAAGGAATTGAGGAAGGTATTAAAAAAGCAACTAGCGACGTCCCAATCAGGCCAAATATAGTAGATCCGTTAACACGCGAAAATACCAACATTAATGTGGGAGATTACATACCTCCAATTGATATTGAATTAATTGATGAAGATTATCTTGAAATTACAATATTGCCAAAGGGATTCGGTTCTGAAAACAACAATGCAATGAAAATGGCATTGCCTGCTGAAGGAATTGAAGGCATTAAAGAATTTGTTGTTGAATCAGTCCTAAAAGCAAAAGGAAAACCATGCCCGCCAACAGTTGTAGGTGTAGGTATTGGAGGAACATCAGACTTGTGTTTAAAATTAGGTAAAAAGGCACTTCTTGGAAAAGTCGGTGAAAGAAACCCTGACCCTCAAATAGCTAAACTGGAACAGGAAATTCTTGATGAGATAAATGCATCAGGAATCGGTCCGATGGGTCTTGGTGGAAAAACAACCACATTAGATGTAAAAATATTAAAAGCACATACCCATACTGCAGGTTTGCCTATTGGAGTATGTATCCAATGCTGGGCAGACAGGCATGCAACCGGAAGAATATATGACAAATAA
- a CDS encoding MoxR family ATPase translates to MQNEEITIKDIDKALLEEGYVSNKEISTTLFLSFLLGKPMLIEGPPGVGKTELAKVVAKTFDRDFFRIQCYEGITFEQIVGEWNYQKQLLHLEAAKNAESKEDTIFEEEYFIRRSLLNAFLNEKDSVLLIDEIDKADEEVESFLLQALGEQEITINDLGTFQLQNDLIVILTSNSQRSLLDETKDRCLFLYIPYPSVEREIEIVKSKLPEADEETVSTVVKIVHEIRNLNLLKKPSVRGTVDWVKSVSSLGNRNTADAMKESVGVAIKTESDKKRVIKDVLDRKY, encoded by the coding sequence TTGCAAAATGAAGAAATTACTATTAAAGATATTGACAAAGCTCTTTTAGAGGAGGGATATGTTTCTAATAAGGAAATATCTACAACATTATTTTTATCTTTTTTATTAGGTAAACCCATGTTGATAGAAGGCCCTCCAGGTGTTGGAAAAACTGAACTTGCAAAAGTGGTAGCTAAAACTTTTGATAGGGATTTTTTCAGGATACAATGTTATGAGGGCATAACATTTGAACAGATTGTCGGCGAATGGAATTATCAAAAACAATTGTTACATTTGGAAGCTGCAAAAAATGCAGAGTCTAAAGAAGATACAATATTTGAAGAAGAGTATTTCATCAGAAGGTCACTTTTAAATGCTTTTTTAAACGAAAAGGATTCTGTTTTACTCATCGATGAAATTGATAAAGCAGATGAGGAAGTAGAAAGCTTTTTACTTCAGGCATTAGGTGAGCAGGAAATTACAATTAATGATTTGGGTACCTTCCAACTGCAAAATGATTTGATTGTTATATTGACATCTAACTCCCAAAGATCTCTTTTGGATGAAACCAAAGATAGGTGTCTGTTCTTATATATTCCATATCCTAGTGTTGAAAGAGAAATCGAAATCGTTAAATCCAAGCTTCCTGAAGCTGATGAAGAAACGGTTTCAACTGTTGTTAAGATTGTCCATGAAATCAGAAATCTTAACTTGCTTAAAAAACCTTCAGTCAGAGGAACTGTTGATTGGGTTAAATCTGTTTCAAGTTTAGGAAATAGAAATACTGCTGATGCAATGAAAGAAAGTGTTGGGGTAGCTATTAAAACTGAAAGTGATAAAAAACGTGTTATTAAGGATGTCTTAGATAGGAAATATTAA
- a CDS encoding MoaD/ThiS family protein, with translation MSFTLKIQENLESREITSQNYTIKDLILELGLSAQTVVAKQNGELVIEDTLINDGDEIQLIQIIYGG, from the coding sequence ATGTCTTTTACATTAAAAATTCAAGAAAATTTAGAATCAAGAGAAATAACTTCACAAAATTACACGATTAAAGATTTAATTTTAGAATTGGGCTTATCTGCACAAACTGTCGTTGCCAAGCAAAACGGAGAATTGGTAATTGAAGATACTTTAATTAATGATGGTGATGAGATTCAATTAATTCAAATTATCTATGGTGGTTAA
- the porA gene encoding pyruvate synthase subunit PorA yields the protein MTKEIMTANKAVAEAARLAKPQVIPVYPITPQTTISEYLAQYVADEKIKANYVKVESEHSAISAAVGASSAGVRVFTATSSQGLMLMHEILFAAAGMRAPFVLADANRAISAPLNIWNDQQDSIAQRDAGWLQIYVENAQEALDTTLMAYKISENPKVLLPSMVCLDGFILTHTVEPVEIPDQEPVDEFLPPYKPEHAYLDPKDPMSIGNLADPDYYLEARHDMQIAMENSIDVIQETCDEFAEIFGRKYGLVEPYKTEDAEIIFVAMGSICSTIRVIVNQLRAQGEKVGLLKIRAYRPFPVEAIDEAVKNCQKLAVVDKNVTFGIGGALFTDVKAKIHKEAYGFIAGLGGRDITPESILEIYEKTKNPVKEVTWIGLKEE from the coding sequence ATGACTAAAGAAATTATGACAGCAAATAAAGCAGTTGCTGAAGCTGCTAGATTAGCTAAACCACAAGTTATTCCTGTTTATCCAATTACCCCACAAACAACAATTTCTGAATATCTTGCACAATATGTAGCTGATGAAAAAATTAAAGCTAACTATGTGAAAGTAGAATCAGAACACAGTGCTATCAGTGCGGCTGTTGGAGCAAGTTCAGCAGGAGTAAGAGTATTTACTGCTACATCCTCACAAGGATTAATGTTAATGCATGAAATCTTATTCGCAGCAGCAGGTATGAGGGCACCTTTCGTTCTTGCTGATGCAAATAGGGCAATTTCAGCACCATTAAATATTTGGAACGACCAACAAGATTCCATTGCTCAAAGAGATGCTGGTTGGTTACAAATTTATGTTGAAAATGCTCAAGAAGCGTTAGATACAACTTTAATGGCATATAAGATTTCTGAAAACCCTAAAGTATTACTCCCATCAATGGTATGTTTAGACGGATTTATTTTAACTCATACAGTAGAACCTGTGGAAATCCCAGACCAAGAACCAGTTGATGAATTTTTACCTCCATACAAACCAGAACATGCATATTTAGATCCAAAAGACCCTATGTCTATTGGTAACTTAGCTGACCCAGATTACTATTTAGAAGCAAGACATGATATGCAAATTGCAATGGAAAATTCAATTGATGTAATTCAAGAAACTTGTGATGAATTTGCAGAAATATTTGGAAGAAAATATGGTCTTGTTGAACCATATAAAACAGAAGATGCAGAGATTATCTTCGTAGCTATGGGATCAATCTGCAGTACCATCAGAGTAATCGTTAATCAATTAAGAGCTCAAGGCGAAAAAGTAGGTTTACTCAAAATCAGAGCATACAGACCTTTCCCTGTCGAAGCTATTGACGAAGCTGTTAAAAACTGCCAAAAATTAGCAGTTGTTGATAAAAACGTTACTTTTGGTATTGGTGGAGCTTTATTCACTGATGTTAAAGCAAAAATCCACAAAGAAGCTTATGGATTTATTGCTGGTTTAGGTGGAAGAGATATCACCCCAGAATCAATCTTAGAAATTTATGAAAAAACCAAAAATCCTGTTAAAGAGGTTACTTGGATTGGACTTAAGGAGGAATAG
- a CDS encoding 4Fe-4S binding protein produces the protein MNCLNCTTCESDCQLKEVDTPSLFCMNCQPSEAPCLKICPNNAIEVLGGAITINEKKCDRCKECVEVCPIRAIHI, from the coding sequence ATGAACTGTTTAAATTGTACAACTTGTGAAAGTGATTGTCAACTTAAAGAAGTTGACACACCTTCTTTATTTTGTATGAATTGCCAACCATCAGAAGCACCATGTTTAAAAATATGTCCAAATAATGCCATTGAAGTATTAGGCGGAGCTATTACCATTAATGAAAAAAAATGCGACAGATGCAAAGAGTGTGTTGAAGTTTGCCCTATCAGAGCTATCCACATTTAA
- a CDS encoding dihydropteroate synthase-like protein, with product MKVLIITGDLAYPLIRSVVEDANEDVIVHVADTQVAAFLTPNMIIKEVKTHFANQLDEIDLILVPGLIKKGTKEITKELGIPTFKGSTDGADLAMVLNLLENIQLSEDKPADKLIEEEKRKEAFKIIEDFENDTENIEKLLKKPNNIMIGKLPVGEDFPMRVLAEIANAPFLSKEALINKCQYFVDCGADMIDIGMAAGEDFSDKIPDLINTLRPIVGDRPLSIDTLNADEIKVAAENGIDFVLSLDLGNQSKVAPLLKEKGIPAVLLPTNFTEGISPKTPEERVNAMHQLIDDTDGLKYVADLILDPVNSASIVESIIACRDFHKVNKAPMFFGVGNVTELMDADSGGVNVLLAGIGMELGVSILFTPEESGKTRGSVYELSTASKMMFLAKHRKSIPKDLGINLVAFKDKHKRNDIIENELDGIPQAKITEPLKFIRDKAGSFRINVDYGTTVSESRIIATHFKKNNADLVIAGKTAKEIYEEIIKKELVTRMEHAAYLGSELQKAEIAMITGKEYVQDFELFKNPDQFKN from the coding sequence ATGAAAGTTTTAATCATTACTGGGGATTTGGCTTATCCATTAATTAGAAGTGTAGTTGAAGATGCTAATGAAGATGTAATCGTGCATGTTGCAGATACGCAAGTTGCAGCTTTTTTAACTCCTAATATGATTATAAAAGAAGTAAAAACTCATTTTGCTAATCAGTTGGATGAAATTGATTTAATTTTAGTTCCAGGTTTAATTAAAAAAGGCACTAAAGAAATTACTAAGGAACTTGGAATTCCAACATTTAAGGGCTCTACCGATGGGGCGGATTTGGCAATGGTTTTAAATCTTTTGGAAAATATCCAATTGTCTGAAGATAAGCCTGCAGATAAACTGATTGAAGAAGAAAAAAGAAAAGAAGCCTTTAAAATTATTGAAGACTTTGAAAATGATACTGAAAATATAGAAAAACTTCTCAAAAAACCGAATAATATAATGATTGGAAAACTGCCTGTTGGCGAAGATTTTCCAATGAGAGTTCTGGCCGAAATCGCCAATGCGCCATTTTTATCAAAAGAAGCATTAATAAATAAATGTCAGTACTTTGTTGACTGCGGAGCGGACATGATTGATATAGGTATGGCTGCAGGTGAAGACTTTTCAGATAAGATTCCCGATTTAATAAATACTTTAAGACCGATTGTTGGCGACAGGCCGTTAAGCATCGATACATTGAATGCAGATGAAATTAAGGTCGCTGCTGAAAATGGAATAGATTTTGTATTAAGTCTTGACTTGGGAAATCAATCTAAAGTTGCTCCATTGTTAAAAGAAAAAGGAATTCCTGCAGTACTGCTTCCGACTAATTTTACTGAAGGAATTTCACCTAAAACGCCCGAAGAGCGTGTTAATGCAATGCATCAATTGATTGATGATACCGATGGATTAAAGTATGTTGCTGATTTGATATTGGATCCTGTTAACAGTGCAAGTATTGTTGAATCCATAATTGCATGCAGGGATTTTCATAAAGTAAACAAGGCTCCAATGTTTTTTGGTGTTGGTAATGTGACTGAATTAATGGATGCCGATTCTGGAGGTGTCAATGTACTTTTGGCAGGTATTGGTATGGAACTTGGCGTAAGTATACTGTTCACTCCTGAAGAAAGTGGAAAAACAAGAGGAAGCGTTTATGAACTTTCAACCGCATCTAAAATGATGTTTCTTGCAAAGCATAGAAAATCAATACCCAAGGATTTGGGAATTAATCTTGTTGCATTTAAGGATAAACATAAAAGAAATGATATTATAGAAAACGAGTTGGATGGAATTCCTCAGGCGAAAATTACAGAACCCCTAAAATTTATACGTGATAAGGCAGGTAGTTTCAGAATAAATGTTGATTATGGAACTACTGTTAGTGAAAGTAGGATAATTGCTACTCATTTTAAGAAAAATAATGCTGATTTGGTAATTGCAGGCAAAACCGCAAAAGAAATCTATGAAGAAATAATAAAAAAAGAACTTGTTACCCGCATGGAACATGCAGCTTATCTTGGGAGCGAACTGCAAAAAGCAGAAATTGCAATGATTACGGGTAAAGAGTATGTTCAGGATTTTGAATTATTCAAAAATCCCGACCAATTTAAAAATTAA
- a CDS encoding VWA domain-containing protein, with protein sequence MITKIANLSNQLRDEGLPVSIRSTFSASEVYLQFGETDRDLLRTALRAIYVKDKYDIPKFNKIFEEIFKKEKVASEEEEMLEKGKAYRGTGPKSNKYIIKKQNNAYKKVQKEKINNEKLKMLSGQPLLDEVKELERDGELMNKDLTKLNRFDPRMLEICQRLGRRIANKRSRRKVRTSSHKIDMRRTIRANLKYGGVPIELIKAKPRPHKNEHLFLNDISGSCEWISSWFFMLMFSAQTAFKHSRTFEFDNKVIETTDALKEEYLIDSFVKVKDLRVKNMMVHGTSDMYSAFKQFQEKANLSNKSYVIILSDCRDWAGPKQNGIPASVHLVEEMVRDSKKVVILNPEDRNKWDIVDSCVSLYEDAGAHVFEVNTLNQLAQFVEQM encoded by the coding sequence ATGATTACTAAAATAGCCAATCTATCTAATCAATTGAGGGATGAAGGTTTGCCTGTCAGTATCAGGAGTACTTTTTCTGCTAGTGAGGTTTATCTTCAATTTGGTGAAACAGATAGGGATTTGCTTAGAACTGCTTTACGAGCGATTTATGTGAAAGATAAATATGACATTCCTAAATTCAACAAGATTTTTGAAGAAATTTTTAAAAAGGAAAAAGTAGCCTCTGAAGAAGAGGAAATGTTGGAAAAAGGTAAGGCATATAGAGGTACTGGTCCTAAATCTAATAAATATATTATCAAAAAGCAAAATAATGCATACAAAAAGGTTCAAAAAGAAAAAATAAATAATGAAAAGTTAAAAATGTTGTCAGGTCAGCCATTATTGGATGAAGTAAAAGAACTTGAACGGGATGGTGAGCTGATGAATAAGGATTTAACTAAATTAAATAGATTTGATCCTCGCATGCTTGAAATTTGTCAAAGATTAGGTAGGAGGATTGCCAATAAACGTTCAAGACGTAAGGTAAGAACATCTTCCCATAAAATTGATATGAGAAGAACAATCCGTGCCAATCTGAAATATGGTGGAGTGCCTATAGAGCTTATTAAGGCAAAGCCAAGACCACATAAAAATGAACACTTGTTCTTAAATGACATTAGCGGGTCATGTGAATGGATAAGTAGTTGGTTTTTTATGTTGATGTTTTCAGCACAAACTGCATTTAAACATTCAAGAACATTTGAGTTTGATAATAAGGTTATTGAAACAACCGATGCTCTAAAAGAAGAATATTTGATAGATTCATTTGTTAAGGTTAAAGACTTGAGAGTTAAAAACATGATGGTTCATGGAACTTCAGACATGTATAGTGCATTTAAGCAGTTTCAGGAAAAGGCAAATTTAAGCAACAAATCATATGTAATCATATTGTCTGACTGCAGGGATTGGGCAGGTCCAAAACAAAATGGTATTCCTGCAAGCGTTCATTTGGTTGAAGAAATGGTTCGGGACTCCAAGAAGGTTGTTATTTTAAATCCTGAAGATAGAAATAAATGGGATATTGTTGACAGTTGTGTTTCACTTTATGAGGATGCTGGAGCTCATGTTTTTGAAGTGAACACGCTAAATCAGTTGGCTCAGTTTGTAGAGCAAATGTAG
- the porD gene encoding pyruvate synthase subunit PorD, producing the protein MVTIGCVIKTPGSSKNNKTGSWRTFKPILDKEKCIDCDNCIIFCPDSSVNKQHDINYDYCKGCGICANECPSDAIEMVKE; encoded by the coding sequence ATGGTAACAATAGGATGTGTAATTAAAACACCTGGAAGTAGTAAAAATAATAAAACTGGAAGTTGGAGAACATTTAAACCAATTTTAGATAAAGAAAAATGTATTGACTGCGACAATTGTATTATTTTCTGTCCAGATTCCAGTGTGAACAAACAACATGATATAAATTACGATTACTGTAAAGGATGCGGAATTTGTGCTAACGAATGTCCTTCCGATGCAATCGAAATGGTAAAAGAATAA
- a CDS encoding TIGR00269 family protein has translation MDCTKCGNPNVIIKKEQSGQYLCKDCFIESIEKKVIKTVRKEKLLDKGDKVLVALSGGKDSVTTLEILNSFREMNIIDICAVTVDEGIDNYRQDGVDIAIRHAERLGIEHKIVSLKDAYGITLDEIMKKPNHKGSCSYCGVFRRTLINKAAREMGATKIATGHNLDDEVQAIMMNYLEGNTDNLTKLGAKTESKAKEFTVKIKPLREIPEREIGLYVVAKELEVHFASCPYAQQSFRGEVSEVINKLSEDHPTIKYSTLRGYDKIKNALKEDFKKDYSHGRCIKCGEPAANELCKACSFIEELKGD, from the coding sequence ATGGATTGTACCAAATGTGGTAATCCTAATGTTATTATTAAAAAAGAACAGTCTGGTCAGTATTTATGTAAGGACTGTTTCATTGAATCGATTGAAAAGAAAGTTATTAAAACAGTCAGAAAAGAAAAGTTATTGGATAAGGGAGATAAAGTTTTGGTTGCGCTTTCAGGAGGAAAAGACAGTGTAACGACATTGGAAATTTTAAATTCTTTTCGTGAAATGAATATTATAGATATATGTGCTGTAACTGTGGATGAAGGAATTGACAATTATCGTCAGGATGGTGTTGACATAGCTATTCGCCATGCTGAAAGGTTAGGCATAGAACATAAAATAGTCTCACTAAAGGATGCATATGGCATTACTTTGGATGAGATAATGAAAAAGCCGAATCATAAGGGTTCATGTTCATACTGTGGGGTTTTTAGAAGAACCTTAATTAACAAGGCTGCTCGTGAAATGGGTGCAACTAAAATCGCTACTGGCCATAATTTGGATGATGAAGTTCAGGCAATAATGATGAACTATCTTGAAGGCAATACAGATAATTTAACCAAACTTGGTGCAAAAACAGAATCAAAAGCAAAGGAATTCACTGTAAAAATTAAACCTTTAAGGGAAATTCCTGAAAGAGAAATTGGTTTATATGTTGTTGCTAAAGAATTGGAAGTTCATTTTGCAAGCTGTCCATATGCACAGCAGTCATTCAGGGGTGAAGTTTCAGAAGTTATCAATAAACTGAGCGAAGATCACCCTACCATTAAATACTCAACTTTAAGAGGTTATGATAAAATTAAAAATGCACTTAAAGAGGATTTTAAAAAGGACTATTCTCATGGAAGATGTATAAAATGTGGTGAACCTGCAGCTAATGAATTGTGTAAAGCATGTTCATTTATTGAAGAATTAAAAGGTGATTAA
- a CDS encoding PhoU domain-containing protein — MAKKNKTLMEILDLILYENPATQDEIADRLGISRRYVTQLIQPLIKDGTIKRAYMIDVKDYEKVAESLGQYVNSKDVSGNLLINDMLDNMAKHVHSQIENSFNAILEYDENKAKKALEMDYATNNMVEKIRTSVETIVSINQYPEFSKSVLYNEVAYDLERIGDYCGHIAKFVINDVYEVSESVLKKLKKMYKTAQKMLRLAMLTFLEGRTELNDDIMELEESIHILQSKAINLIATQMAENSFDEKERSNYFIYLFRVIKAFERIGDISVEIKDVAIEFHENIPRPTTPRSFRLN, encoded by the coding sequence ATGGCTAAAAAAAATAAGACATTGATGGAAATATTGGATTTGATTTTATATGAAAATCCTGCAACACAGGATGAAATTGCAGACCGTCTTGGTATTTCTCGCAGATATGTAACTCAATTGATACAACCGTTAATTAAAGATGGAACAATTAAAAGAGCTTACATGATTGATGTTAAGGATTATGAAAAGGTTGCTGAATCATTAGGCCAATATGTAAATTCCAAAGATGTTTCAGGCAATCTTTTGATTAATGACATGCTGGATAATATGGCAAAACATGTTCATTCACAAATTGAAAATTCATTCAATGCAATTTTGGAATATGATGAGAATAAAGCAAAAAAGGCTTTGGAAATGGATTATGCTACCAATAATATGGTTGAAAAGATAAGGACTTCTGTTGAAACCATAGTCAGCATTAACCAGTATCCTGAATTTTCCAAATCTGTTTTATATAATGAGGTTGCATATGATTTGGAACGTATTGGAGATTATTGCGGCCACATTGCAAAATTTGTTATTAATGATGTTTATGAAGTTAGCGAGTCTGTTCTTAAGAAATTAAAGAAAATGTATAAAACCGCTCAAAAAATGCTTCGTTTAGCAATGCTTACTTTTTTGGAAGGACGTACCGAATTGAATGATGATATAATGGAATTGGAAGAATCTATCCATATTCTTCAGTCCAAAGCCATTAATTTGATTGCTACTCAAATGGCTGAAAATTCTTTTGATGAAAAGGAACGTTCAAATTATTTCATTTATTTATTTAGAGTAATTAAAGCATTTGAGCGTATTGGTGATATTTCAGTTGAAATTAAGGATGTAGCTATTGAATTTCATGAAAATATTCCAAGACCAACAACTCCTCGTTCTTTCAGATTAAACTAA